Part of the Impatiens glandulifera chromosome 8, dImpGla2.1, whole genome shotgun sequence genome is shown below.
attttttttatttattttcttataacactaactttttctctctctctataataatatattaattttttctatcaatattatatctaatataataatatttttttctcaccataaattttttatatcaataacCCTAATTATATTGTAATCGTATTTTCatctataatattttgattttttttatcataaattcaacTCTAACCTAATTTTGAAAATCAtgctcttaaattaattttttttatatgtttattcttatgtttatctttataatcttttctcatttaaaaataactatcatatttttttttattatagaaacaTATTACCTAATATATCacaattaatattatcaatGGATACTTCAAAATCACCGAAAGCATATAATACGATCACAagtaatttttctatttttgaaatcaatgatctagttatatatttaatatgtttttgataaaatatacaactattatatttattttaattttggaggcaaaaaaatttgaatttgcattTTTGCCTCCAAGCTATTGGGACCGGCCCTGATGGCCAACTCAGGTCCCCACCAGGTATCCTCCCAAATTTGATATTCATACGTCACACTCCACGAAACGTGAATGTACGTGCTCGAAAACCCTTTCGGAAGGTGAGGATATCACTTCCATGTTGATTCTAGTACGATGATTATACTTTTTGATGAACCGTTCAGATTAATCCAAGTCGTAATTACATTTGATCTACTCTACATAGAGAATTATAGTataccaaatatatataaaggggaactttttatatttcatataaaaaatatatataactgaattaaattaaagttgaatgggtatatatataaaactttgggacgttttctatttttcttttgtttaacctgttccttttttttttcttgattgcgattgttttttaaatactattgttttaaaatatacatgATAATTTACTTGTCTAGTTGCTAATTAAAGAAACTTTTCATTCAGTTCCTAATTAAGTTCTTGATTCTCAACtgtatttttttccttttttttgcTAATGCCTCAAATAGGGGTTGGATTTATGAGAGTAACGACTTACTGTATTTTGAACTTAATTAGtaccataatgttttttttttccattattaGTTATGAATGTTTTAATGATGTTTGTCTTATTAGAATAAAACTTTAAGTGTCCAATGAACAATACCACGCACGCTATAGACTTAAATTGTAAACCACATTTCTTCACCAATTGtctctataaataaataatgctCCTTCCATCCTTCACATAGCAATTTGTATCTTTTAAGCAATGGCCATAATCGTCCTTCATGCTACGATTTTATTTCTAGCATTTACAGTGACCATTctccttttcaaaaaaataacaactaCTTCAACTTTACCTCCTAAATCTTGTTTACCGCCAGGCCCTAAACCATGGCCGATTATTGGcaatatttcaataataataagaaataaaccATTTTATCGATGGGTGCATGATACAATGTCAAAAATGGGCTACGAGATATTTTGCATTCGCCTAGGGAGCGTGCATGTGATAGCTGTTACCTCTCCAGAGATTGCATGCGAGTTCCTGAAGAAACAAGATGAAAATTTTATGGCACGTCCTACGTTCCTATCAGCTGAGCTAGCGAGCGGTGGATTTTCCGGGACGATCTTTACGACAGTTGGTGACCAGTGGAGAAAGATGAAACGTGTAATGGTCTCTAACATCCTCTCTTCGGAAACTTTCCATTGGATGCACGACAAAAGAGCAGAGGAGGCTGATCATCTCGTTAACTATGTCTACAATGTTAGCCAGAGCAATGCGGACGGTGTAGTCAACGTTAGGGTTGTAACACAACACTTTTGTGGAAATATGATTCGGAATATGATTTTTAGTAAGAGATTTTTTGGGAAAGGCACCGAAAATGGGGGACCTGGAGCTGAGGAAGAGGAACATTTGGATGGGAGTTTCACTGTACTCAAGTGTTTGTATAATTTCTGTATTTCTGACTATTTTCCGTTTCTTCGACGTAGAATAGATCTCGATGGAAATGAGAAAAGAACAAGACAAGCAGTTGAGAGTGTGAGGAAATATCAAGATCCGGAAATAGATATGAGAATTAAACAATGGCAAGAAGGaacaaaaaaagagaaagatgatCTTCTTGATGTTCTAATCACTTTAAAGGATGACCAAGGAAACACTCTATTGACATCGGAAGAGATTAAGGCTCAAATTTTGGTAATGAAAACATAAATCTCTTTTCTTATTGTTGTACACTTGTATATTCATAGTATAATCTTAAAGATAAagagaagaaaataagaaaaaaaaatgaaagtctaatttattcacataaattttcaaatttatacaaatgcattacaaaataatttcttaattaatatatgtgtgCAGGAAATAATGGTAGCAACAATTGACAACCCATCAAACGCGGTCGAATGGGCTATTGCTGAGATGATAAATCAACCAGAGACATTGGTAAGAGCCGTTCAAGAATTAGACCAGGTTGTCGGAAAGAACCGGCTTGTTCAAGAATCCGACCTGAACAATCTCAATTACATTAAAGCTTGCGTTAAAGAATCTTTTCGTCTCCATCCAATAGTCGCATTCAATCTCCCACATGTGTCTATCTGTGACACCATGGTGGCTGGTTATTTCATACCTAAGGGTAGCCATATTCTTTTGAGCTGTCCAGGTCTGGGACGTAACTCTAAAATATGGAATGAACCGCTTCGATTCAATCCTGAGCGTCACCTTAATTATGATGGCTCGCATGTGATATTGAATGATCCTGATCTCCACCTATTGTCATTTAGTATAGGTCGGCGTGGTTGTCCCGCGGTTAACCTAGGATCCACCATCTCAATTATGTTATTGGCTCGACTTCTTCAAGGTTTCACATGGAGCCCCCCTCCAAATACTACTTGCATTAAACTTTTGGAGGCTATTGATGAGATGTCTCTTTCCAAGCCTCTACTAGCCCTTGCAAGTCCGCGCTTGGATGAGAGGTTG
Proteins encoded:
- the LOC124912783 gene encoding tyrosine N-monooxygenase-like; the protein is MRIKQWQEGTKKEKDDLLDVLITLKDDQGNTLLTSEEIKAQILEIMVATIDNPSNAVEWAIAEMINQPETLVRAVQELDQVVGKNRLVQESDLNNLNYIKACVKESFRLHPIVAFNLPHVSICDTMVAGYFIPKGSHILLSCPGLGRNSKIWNEPLRFNPERHLNYDGSHVILNDPDLHLLSFSIGRRGCPAVNLGSTISIMLLARLLQGFTWSPPPNTTCIKLLEAIDEMSLSKPLLALASPRLDERLYACIT